One window from the genome of Thermus sediminis encodes:
- a CDS encoding glycoside hydrolase family 13 protein — MNYHDLEHLSPAFPRLGEEVEIFLETGAEEGLLLYEKGGEVLQRPLAKAPGGLKARVAVAQSPFRYLFRLPEGYLGSHGLEKALPRYDRFFHLLPEPLPPEWALGAVFYQIFPDRFRQGRKGLAPEDGAWLYGGKPIRKKAWHEPPGPEGSREFYGGDLWGVLEALPYLEELGVEALYLTPIFQSPSSHRYDTEDYLQVDPHLGGEEALRALYQALEARGMRLILDGVFNHIGATHPWFQKALEDPTSPERGMFTFYPDGTYASFWGVKQMPKLDYASPLTQERFVWGKEAPIRHWMRLCHGFRLDVAHALGEGGTSRKNARWLRALARAAKEEREEALVFGELSYDAVPTLRAHTLDGAMHYAGFAHPVMAWLSGRDVHGHPVELAAEEVWQVLHDHYAALPLQLRHSMYTLLSSHDIPRALWRLRGDKGVYQLAYALLFAFPGSPALYYGDEIGLSQPNPYGVWAGDPYCRAPFPWDQGVWDQDLLRFVKRLAHLKKTHPALRRGGLLPLRAPKGVLAFRRRWRGKEVLAYFAKEGARLRVPRGVDLLTGEEVAGEVEARYLLLEPVY; from the coding sequence TTGAACTACCACGACCTCGAGCACCTCTCCCCCGCCTTCCCCCGCCTGGGGGAGGAGGTGGAGATCTTCCTGGAAACCGGGGCCGAGGAGGGGCTTCTCCTCTACGAGAAGGGCGGGGAGGTCCTGCAAAGGCCCCTGGCCAAGGCCCCTGGGGGGCTCAAGGCCAGGGTGGCCGTGGCCCAAAGCCCCTTCCGCTACCTCTTCCGCCTCCCCGAGGGGTACCTGGGAAGCCACGGCCTGGAGAAGGCCCTCCCCCGCTACGACCGCTTCTTCCACCTACTCCCCGAGCCCCTTCCCCCCGAGTGGGCCCTGGGGGCGGTCTTCTACCAGATCTTCCCCGACCGCTTCCGCCAGGGGCGAAAAGGGCTCGCCCCCGAGGACGGGGCCTGGCTTTACGGGGGGAAGCCCATCCGCAAGAAGGCCTGGCACGAGCCCCCGGGCCCCGAGGGCTCCCGGGAGTTCTACGGGGGGGACCTGTGGGGGGTCCTCGAGGCCCTCCCCTACCTAGAGGAGCTGGGGGTGGAGGCCCTCTACCTCACCCCCATCTTCCAAAGCCCTTCTAGCCACCGCTACGACACCGAGGACTACCTGCAGGTGGACCCCCACCTGGGGGGGGAGGAGGCCCTAAGGGCCCTCTACCAGGCCCTCGAGGCCCGGGGGATGCGGCTCATCCTGGACGGGGTCTTCAACCACATCGGGGCCACCCACCCCTGGTTCCAGAAGGCCCTAGAGGACCCCACGAGCCCCGAGCGGGGGATGTTCACCTTCTACCCCGACGGCACCTACGCGAGCTTTTGGGGCGTGAAGCAGATGCCCAAGCTGGACTACGCCTCCCCCCTGACCCAGGAGCGCTTCGTGTGGGGCAAGGAGGCCCCCATCCGCCACTGGATGCGCCTCTGCCACGGCTTTCGGCTGGATGTGGCCCATGCCCTCGGGGAAGGGGGGACCAGCCGCAAGAACGCCCGCTGGCTCCGGGCCCTGGCCCGGGCCGCCAAGGAGGAAAGGGAGGAGGCCCTCGTCTTCGGGGAGCTCTCCTACGACGCCGTCCCCACCCTTCGGGCCCACACCCTGGACGGGGCCATGCACTACGCCGGCTTCGCCCACCCGGTCATGGCCTGGCTCTCGGGGCGGGACGTCCACGGCCACCCCGTGGAGCTTGCGGCTGAGGAGGTCTGGCAGGTCCTCCACGACCACTACGCCGCCCTGCCCTTACAGCTCCGCCACAGCATGTACACCCTCCTCTCCTCCCACGACATCCCCCGGGCCCTTTGGCGGCTTAGGGGGGACAAGGGGGTCTACCAGCTGGCCTACGCCCTCCTCTTCGCCTTCCCGGGAAGCCCTGCCCTCTACTACGGGGACGAGATCGGCCTCTCCCAGCCCAACCCCTACGGGGTCTGGGCGGGGGACCCCTACTGCCGCGCCCCCTTCCCCTGGGACCAGGGAGTCTGGGACCAGGACCTCCTCCGCTTCGTGAAGCGCCTCGCCCACCTCAAAAAGACCCACCCGGCCCTCCGGAGGGGAGGCCTTCTGCCCCTAAGGGCCCCCAAGGGGGTCCTGGCCTTCCGCAGGCGGTGGCGGGGGAAGGAGGTCCTGGCCTACTTCGCCAAGGAGGGGGCCAGGCTTCGGGTTCCTCGGGGGGTGGACCTCCTCACGGGGGAGGAGGTGGCGGGGGAGGTGGAGGCCCGCTACCTCCTCCTGGAGCCTGTATACTGA
- a CDS encoding nucleotidyltransferase family protein: MKRGAPSSLLDHVRLKLALEDLLGMPVDVVSEGGLSPRIREWVLKEAIPL, translated from the coding sequence TTGAAGAGGGGCGCTCCCTCCTCCCTCCTAGACCATGTCCGGCTCAAGCTGGCCCTCGAGGACCTCCTGGGGATGCCCGTGGACGTAGTCAGCGAAGGGGGCCTTTCGCCTCGGATTAGGGAGTGGGTCCTAAAGGAGGCCATCCCTCTATGA
- a CDS encoding sugar ABC transporter substrate-binding protein, which translates to MGRVLALFALGLSLAFAQGRITVWTHFPGPELEWLRAQARTFERTTGTRVEVVEVPFGDIKQKFLLGAPQRQAADVLVTIPHDWLGEMAQAGVVEPMARHVTQGYLADLEPVAVEAFTFRGRLMGLPAFAESVALIYNRRYVAQPPRTWEEFLSLARRHTTGTSFGFLYDIGNPYFNFGFFRAYGAENVFAKDARGNLDPSRLLLGGEVGERALQFIKDLRFRHNLVPEGVDYGVADGAFKDGALAMTLNGPWALGDYKRARIDFGIAPFPTPPGARNPWGPFLGVQGVVVNTYSQNKTAAVNFAKTLVLGNNLVAFNQAGGRIPVSKSAARALERDPVVAGFSRVFPLGTPMPNIPEMGKVWGPWGNAISLAIQRPDSNVGRILETMAQEIQASLGR; encoded by the coding sequence ATGGGAAGAGTTCTGGCCCTTTTCGCCTTAGGTCTCTCCCTGGCTTTCGCCCAGGGGAGGATCACCGTCTGGACCCACTTCCCTGGCCCCGAGCTGGAGTGGCTCAGGGCCCAGGCCCGGACCTTTGAACGGACCACGGGCACCCGGGTGGAGGTGGTGGAGGTCCCCTTTGGGGACATCAAGCAGAAGTTCCTCCTAGGGGCCCCGCAAAGGCAGGCCGCGGACGTCCTGGTCACCATCCCCCACGACTGGCTGGGGGAGATGGCCCAGGCAGGGGTCGTGGAGCCCATGGCCAGGCACGTGACCCAAGGCTACCTGGCCGACCTCGAGCCCGTGGCCGTGGAGGCCTTCACCTTCCGGGGCAGGCTCATGGGCCTGCCCGCCTTCGCGGAGAGCGTGGCCCTCATCTACAACCGGCGCTACGTGGCGCAACCCCCAAGGACCTGGGAGGAGTTCCTGAGTCTGGCCAGGAGGCACACCACCGGCACCTCCTTCGGCTTCCTCTACGATATCGGCAACCCCTACTTCAACTTCGGCTTCTTCCGGGCCTACGGGGCGGAGAACGTCTTCGCCAAGGACGCCCGGGGCAACCTGGACCCCTCTCGGCTCCTCCTGGGAGGCGAGGTGGGGGAGCGGGCCCTCCAGTTCATCAAGGACCTGCGCTTCCGGCACAACCTGGTACCCGAGGGGGTGGACTACGGGGTGGCCGACGGGGCCTTCAAGGACGGGGCCCTGGCCATGACCCTGAACGGCCCCTGGGCCCTGGGGGACTACAAGAGGGCCAGGATCGACTTCGGGATCGCCCCCTTCCCCACCCCCCCCGGGGCTAGGAACCCCTGGGGACCCTTCCTGGGGGTGCAGGGGGTGGTGGTGAACACCTACTCCCAGAACAAGACGGCCGCGGTGAACTTCGCCAAGACCCTGGTCCTGGGCAACAACCTCGTCGCCTTCAACCAGGCAGGAGGCCGCATCCCCGTGTCCAAGAGCGCGGCCAGGGCCCTGGAGAGGGACCCCGTGGTGGCGGGCTTCTCCAGGGTCTTCCCCCTGGGCACCCCCATGCCCAACATCCCCGAGATGGGCAAGGTCTGGGGCCCTTGGGGGAACGCCATCTCCCTGGCCATCCAGAGGCCGGACTCCAACGTGGGAAGGATCCTGGAAACCATGGCGCAGGAGATCCAGGCCTCCCTGGGCAGATAG
- a CDS encoding ABC transporter permease subunit, with the protein MKHPPGLKGFLSALGLLLGLLLVSTGIGLFAYLLLEPYLDLPGWTILLMALGLLVPAALAVGRLFPWLSDWYYFLPALAFLLVFTLYPVGLTVYLAFTDYSGARSGFPDRSTETAVVEQEGQRLLLEEPVEEALRCDPCAGEPVEVYAEGHRLRARILEAEGQELLLDRAPPFQAEFVAKVNAFGFVGLRNFAFILSQASQALFPVFVWNVVFATGTVLLNALLGLILGLLLNNKGLKLRNFYRTVLIVSWALPGVITVQVWVALLNYNFGAINRLLGVLGIYPIPWLTDPDWAKVAILLVNLWLGFPYMMTATLGALSTIPDELYEAAKVDGATPWQTLLGITLPLLEKPMVPILLSSFAFNFNNFYIIYLLTGGGPAQEGRLATAQATDILISWAFKTAFSAEGQSAYGLGAAISLLIFAITVAISLVNFRVTGALREVR; encoded by the coding sequence ATGAAGCACCCCCCCGGACTCAAGGGTTTTCTTTCGGCCTTAGGCCTGCTCCTGGGGCTCCTCCTGGTCTCCACGGGGATAGGCCTTTTCGCCTACCTCCTCCTCGAGCCCTACCTGGACCTGCCGGGCTGGACCATCCTCCTCATGGCCCTCGGGCTCCTGGTACCAGCCGCGTTGGCCGTGGGCCGCCTCTTCCCTTGGCTTTCCGACTGGTACTACTTCCTCCCCGCCCTGGCCTTCCTCCTAGTCTTCACCCTCTACCCCGTCGGCCTCACCGTCTACCTGGCCTTCACCGACTACTCCGGGGCCCGTAGCGGCTTCCCCGACCGCTCCACGGAAACGGCGGTGGTGGAGCAGGAGGGCCAGAGGCTCCTCCTGGAGGAACCCGTGGAAGAGGCCCTGCGGTGCGACCCCTGCGCGGGGGAGCCCGTGGAGGTCTACGCCGAGGGACACCGCCTGCGGGCCAGGATCCTCGAGGCTGAAGGTCAGGAGCTCCTCCTGGACCGTGCCCCCCCCTTCCAGGCGGAGTTCGTGGCCAAGGTGAACGCCTTCGGCTTCGTGGGGCTCAGGAACTTCGCCTTCATCCTTTCCCAGGCCAGCCAGGCCCTCTTCCCCGTCTTCGTCTGGAACGTGGTCTTCGCTACGGGCACCGTGCTCCTAAACGCCCTCCTCGGCCTCATCCTGGGCCTCCTCCTCAACAACAAGGGCCTCAAGCTCCGGAACTTCTACCGCACGGTGCTCATCGTCTCCTGGGCCCTGCCCGGGGTCATCACCGTCCAGGTTTGGGTGGCCCTCCTCAACTACAACTTCGGGGCCATCAACCGCCTCCTGGGGGTCCTGGGGATCTACCCCATCCCCTGGCTCACCGACCCCGACTGGGCCAAGGTGGCCATCCTCCTGGTGAACCTCTGGCTGGGCTTCCCCTACATGATGACGGCCACCTTGGGGGCCCTTTCCACCATCCCCGACGAGCTCTACGAGGCGGCCAAGGTGGACGGGGCCACCCCCTGGCAGACCCTCCTTGGCATCACCCTTCCCCTTCTGGAAAAGCCCATGGTGCCCATCCTCCTCTCCTCCTTCGCCTTCAACTTCAACAACTTCTACATCATCTACCTACTCACCGGGGGAGGGCCGGCCCAGGAAGGGCGCCTAGCCACGGCCCAGGCCACGGACATCCTCATCTCCTGGGCCTTCAAGACCGCCTTCAGCGCCGAGGGGCAGTCCGCCTACGGCCTGGGGGCGGCCATCAGCCTCCTCATCTTCGCCATCACCGTGGCCATCAGCCTGGTGAACTTCCGGGTCACCGGGGCCCTGAGGGAGGTGAGGTAG
- a CDS encoding endonuclease MutS2: MRDVLEVLEFPRVRALLAERAKTPLGKALALDLGPLSQEEAERRHGLTQEALGYPYPLPEAGALKEAWERAKAGGRLSGPELLRAARALEGAMALKEELLPLQNALSQVAADIGDHEAFLDRIRKALDEEGAVRNEASPRLRQVRRELHPLRQEILNRLYALMDRHREAIQDRFVTVRRERYCIPVRSGMAHKVPGLLLDESESGATLFIEPLSVVKLNNRLYALRLQEEEEVNRILRELSERLAEDPGVPGTLEALALLDLVQAQAALARDLGLSRPRFGEGYALEEAFHPLIENPVKNSLALDETHRLLLLSGPNMGGKTALLKTLGLALLMAQSGLFVAARKATLAWPDRIYADIGDEQSLQENLSTFAGHLKRLKEMLEGATEKSLVLIDELGSGTDPEEGAALAQGILEALLERGVKGMVTTHLSPLKAFAQGREGILNASMRFDLESLKPTYELVLGVPGRSYALSIARRLALPEAVLRRAEALLPEGGRLEALLEKLEAERLALLEEKRRLQEALEEAEALRQELLARERGFAEERERRLRALEEEVRRRLLQAEAEIKALKEKARTQGKRDALRELMALRERYAKKAEPSPPPPGLALGQAVEVPSLGKRGKVLELRGEEALVQVGPVKMSLKAGELKPLPQEAQPKPLPLKPRREGREVDLRGLTVEEALLEVEGALEEAKALGLPTLRLLHGKGTGALRQAIREALRRDKRVEAFADAPPHEGGHGVTVVVLKGGFLPSARG; this comes from the coding sequence GTGCGGGATGTCCTCGAGGTCCTGGAGTTCCCCAGGGTAAGGGCCCTCCTGGCGGAGAGGGCCAAGACCCCCTTGGGGAAGGCCCTGGCCCTGGACCTAGGCCCCCTTTCCCAGGAGGAGGCGGAAAGGCGCCACGGGCTCACCCAGGAGGCCCTTGGCTACCCCTACCCCCTCCCCGAGGCGGGGGCCCTGAAGGAGGCCTGGGAAAGGGCAAAAGCGGGAGGGAGGCTTTCCGGGCCCGAGCTCCTCAGGGCAGCCCGGGCCCTGGAGGGAGCCATGGCGCTTAAGGAGGAACTCCTCCCCCTGCAAAACGCCCTGAGCCAGGTGGCGGCGGACATCGGGGACCACGAGGCCTTCCTGGACCGGATCAGGAAGGCCCTGGACGAGGAAGGGGCGGTGCGGAACGAGGCGAGCCCCCGCCTCCGGCAGGTCCGAAGGGAACTCCACCCCTTGCGCCAGGAGATCCTAAACCGCCTCTACGCCCTCATGGACCGCCACCGGGAGGCCATCCAGGACCGCTTCGTTACCGTGAGGCGGGAGCGCTACTGCATCCCCGTGCGCTCCGGCATGGCCCACAAGGTCCCCGGCCTCCTCCTGGACGAGTCCGAGTCCGGGGCCACTCTCTTTATAGAGCCCCTATCCGTGGTCAAGCTCAACAACCGCCTCTACGCCCTAAGGCTCCAGGAAGAGGAGGAGGTGAACCGCATCCTGAGGGAGCTCTCGGAGCGCCTGGCCGAGGACCCTGGGGTGCCGGGGACCCTGGAGGCCCTGGCCCTTCTGGACCTCGTCCAGGCCCAGGCGGCCCTAGCCAGGGACCTGGGGCTTTCCCGTCCCCGCTTCGGCGAGGGCTACGCCCTGGAGGAGGCCTTCCACCCCCTCATAGAGAATCCGGTGAAGAATAGCCTCGCCCTGGACGAAACCCACCGGCTCCTCCTCCTCTCCGGCCCCAACATGGGGGGGAAGACGGCCCTCCTGAAGACCCTGGGCCTGGCCCTCCTCATGGCCCAGTCCGGCCTCTTCGTGGCCGCAAGGAAGGCCACCTTGGCCTGGCCCGACCGGATCTACGCCGACATCGGGGACGAGCAGTCCCTCCAGGAAAACCTCTCCACCTTTGCCGGGCACCTGAAGCGCCTCAAGGAGATGCTGGAGGGGGCCACGGAGAAAAGCCTCGTCCTCATAGACGAGCTCGGGAGCGGCACCGACCCCGAGGAGGGGGCGGCCCTCGCCCAGGGCATCCTCGAGGCCCTCCTGGAGCGGGGCGTCAAGGGGATGGTCACCACCCACCTCTCCCCCCTGAAGGCCTTCGCCCAGGGGCGGGAGGGGATCCTGAACGCTTCCATGCGCTTTGACCTGGAAAGCCTCAAACCCACCTACGAGCTCGTCCTAGGGGTGCCGGGGCGGAGCTACGCCCTTTCCATCGCCCGGAGGCTCGCCCTGCCCGAGGCGGTCCTGAGGCGGGCTGAGGCCCTCCTTCCCGAGGGGGGCCGGCTGGAAGCCCTCCTGGAGAAGCTGGAGGCCGAGCGCCTGGCCCTCTTGGAGGAAAAGCGCCGCCTCCAGGAGGCCCTGGAGGAGGCCGAGGCCCTGAGGCAGGAGCTTTTGGCCAGGGAAAGGGGCTTCGCCGAGGAAAGGGAAAGGCGCCTTAGGGCCCTGGAGGAGGAGGTGCGGAGGCGGCTTCTCCAGGCGGAAGCGGAGATCAAGGCCCTTAAGGAGAAAGCCCGGACCCAGGGCAAGCGGGACGCCCTGAGGGAGCTCATGGCCTTGAGGGAGCGCTACGCCAAGAAGGCAGAGCCCTCGCCACCCCCCCCGGGCCTCGCCCTGGGACAGGCGGTGGAGGTGCCCTCCTTGGGCAAAAGGGGCAAGGTCTTGGAGCTCAGGGGAGAGGAGGCCCTGGTCCAAGTGGGCCCGGTGAAGATGAGCCTCAAAGCCGGGGAGCTCAAACCCCTTCCCCAGGAAGCCCAGCCCAAGCCCCTCCCCCTCAAGCCCCGCCGGGAGGGGCGGGAGGTGGACCTAAGGGGCCTCACCGTGGAGGAGGCCCTGCTGGAGGTGGAGGGCGCCCTGGAGGAGGCCAAAGCCTTGGGCCTTCCCACCCTCCGCCTCCTCCACGGCAAGGGCACCGGGGCCCTG
- a CDS encoding HepT-like ribonuclease domain-containing protein: protein MREPKERLADILEAIARIERYAAIGRERFLEDELIQVWVVHHRKRIGEAAARLGRGFHEAHPGLPWREMVAMRNLLVHEYFSVDLEEVWQTVVRDLPFLKAQIIQLLEEIS, encoded by the coding sequence ATGAGGGAGCCCAAGGAGCGGCTTGCGGACATCCTCGAGGCCATCGCCCGCATAGAGCGCTACGCGGCTATAGGCCGCGAGCGTTTCCTCGAGGACGAGTTGATCCAGGTCTGGGTGGTCCACCACCGGAAACGCATCGGCGAAGCTGCGGCTCGCCTGGGGAGGGGTTTCCACGAGGCCCATCCTGGGCTTCCCTGGCGGGAGATGGTGGCCATGCGCAACCTGCTGGTGCACGAGTACTTCAGCGTGGATCTGGAAGAAGTGTGGCAAACCGTGGTCCGGGATCTCCCCTTTCTCAAGGCCCAGATAATCCAGCTTCTGGAGGAGATCTCTTGA
- a CDS encoding sugar ABC transporter permease — protein sequence MRKVLALLLTGLALYGVYWFAAHRLFDEGSYRRQAAFGSVFVPYGWAYALGFLLLLVLLILLYSLVYTALANRLKGRRKSPWPLFLQGVTHLFLWVLILLVYYPVVQVVAASFDPTNNLFSFRRPDTGFLLLDAKVIPYLPEPSLENYAKLVEGVVFYPYQLGLLLLSGLALLGVAGIGLLRRFLPEEGWMDLWQGRLLLLMALGVFALALTLSPKQFTGQGTEAKFLLWVRNTFLISGLTGLLAVLLTATAGYAFARFRYLPGRYPLLLFFIFVQMFPGFLALVAIFYLLSRLDLLNTFTGLVLAYSGGIVSFGTWVYKGYLESISPSLEEAAMVDGASKWQVFTKILLPLSAPMFVFIFLLQFVGTYSEFILANLVLTGVESWNVGVGLRSFTAGQFQTKWGLFAAASVLGSLPILFLFYGFQRYFVSGYTAGAVKE from the coding sequence ATGCGGAAGGTCCTGGCCTTGCTCCTCACCGGCCTCGCCCTCTACGGGGTCTACTGGTTCGCAGCCCACCGCCTCTTTGACGAGGGCTCCTACCGCAGGCAGGCGGCCTTCGGCAGCGTCTTCGTCCCCTACGGCTGGGCCTACGCCTTGGGCTTCCTCCTCCTCCTGGTCCTCCTCATCCTCCTCTACAGCCTGGTCTACACCGCCCTCGCGAACCGCCTGAAGGGGAGGCGGAAAAGCCCCTGGCCCCTCTTCCTCCAGGGGGTCACCCACCTCTTCCTCTGGGTCCTCATCCTCCTCGTCTACTACCCGGTGGTCCAGGTGGTGGCCGCCAGCTTTGACCCCACCAACAACCTCTTCAGCTTCAGGAGGCCCGACACGGGCTTTCTGCTCCTGGACGCCAAGGTCATCCCCTACCTGCCCGAGCCCTCCTTGGAAAACTACGCCAAGCTGGTGGAGGGGGTCGTCTTCTACCCCTACCAGCTGGGCCTCCTCCTCCTCTCGGGCCTGGCCCTCTTGGGTGTGGCGGGGATTGGGCTTCTCCGCCGCTTCCTCCCGGAGGAGGGCTGGATGGACCTTTGGCAGGGGAGGCTCCTCCTCCTGATGGCCCTTGGGGTCTTCGCCCTGGCCCTCACCCTTTCCCCCAAGCAGTTCACCGGACAGGGCACGGAGGCCAAGTTCCTCCTGTGGGTGCGGAACACCTTCCTCATCTCCGGGCTCACGGGGCTTCTCGCCGTTCTCCTGACGGCCACGGCGGGCTACGCCTTCGCCCGCTTCCGCTACCTGCCCGGGCGCTACCCCCTCCTCCTCTTCTTCATCTTCGTGCAGATGTTCCCGGGATTTCTGGCCCTGGTGGCCATCTTCTACCTCCTCTCCCGCCTGGACCTCCTGAACACCTTCACCGGCCTGGTCCTGGCCTACTCCGGGGGGATCGTCAGCTTCGGCACCTGGGTGTACAAGGGCTACCTGGAGAGCATCAGCCCCAGCCTCGAGGAGGCGGCCATGGTGGACGGGGCCAGCAAGTGGCAGGTCTTCACCAAGATCCTCCTCCCCCTCTCCGCTCCCATGTTCGTCTTCATCTTCCTCCTCCAGTTCGTGGGCACCTACTCGGAGTTCATCCTGGCCAACCTGGTCCTCACCGGGGTGGAAAGCTGGAACGTGGGCGTGGGGCTTAGGAGCTTCACCGCCGGGCAGTTCCAGACCAAGTGGGGCCTCTTCGCCGCGGCCAGCGTCCTGGGCTCCCTGCCCATCCTCTTCCTCTTCTACGGCTTCCAACGGTACTTCGTCTCGGGCTACACGGCGGGGGCCGTGAAAGAATAA